CCTGGAGCTCCAGTGGCTCCACTGGCACCAGTTGGCCCTGTTGCCCCAGTATAACCTTGCTTGCCCTGGAAACCTTGTGCTCCCTGATCTCCCTTATATCCCTTTGGTCCCTGGGGTCCCATTGCACCTGTGTCACCTTTGGGACCCATTTCCCCAGTATCTCCCTGGAAGCCTCTTGCACCCTGAGGACTGGCAGGACCCATGGGCCCAGTAGCACCAGTAGCTCCAGTGAATCCATGTGCTCCTGGCTCACCCTTCTGACCTGTTGTACCTGTGCTTCCTACAACTCCCCTTTCACCTTTCTGTCCATTTGCTCCTGGCTTTCCATATCCTGGGATACCAGGAGCACCAGTTGCTCCAGTTGATCCCTGATGACCTTTAGGACCAGATGAACCAGGCATACCTGGAGCCCCATTATCACCTGATTTTCCGGGCTGACCTACACCAGGAACCCCAGTGTGGCCCTTAGCACCTGGCAATCCAATGGGACCAGCACCCCCATCCCTACCTGGGCTACCTGACTTTCCTGCCTCACCTGGGAATCCTGGCTTGCCTGGCTTTCCAACACCGACTGCTCCAGGCTGCCCAGCAAGTCCCATAGGTCCCACAGCCCCTGTCTCACCTTGTGCCCCTGGGATACCCACTCCTCTGTCCCCTTTAGCTCCTGACGAACCAGGCACACCTGGATGCCCCTTAAGACCTGTTTCCCCCCTTGGTCCCATTGCTCCGTGCAGACCGTGAGGTCCAGGTATGCCGGTGGAAGAGATTCCAGCAGGTCCGGGGCTTCCAGCAGGTCCAGGCATGCCCCTGGGACCCTGAAGTCCAGCTGCCCCCACCTTTCCTTTCTCGCCAGCTGCACCAGGAACACCAGGCTTACCAGGACCACCCGGAGAGCCAGATTTGCCAGGTGCGGAGTAGCCAGCAGGTCCTGGTGGTCCGGCAGGGCCCTCTGGTCCGGGCTGTCCCACAGCTCTTTCCCCTGCGGGGCCAGGTGGGCCAGGTGGTCCCTCTGGGCCGGGCTCACCTGGGGTACCGGGCTCTCCTGCCACTGACACCACTGTGGAGAAATAACAAGTCACCTTATTAATACAACAGATGACAAGTGATCCTCTTGTAGTAAATGTGTTATTGGCAATTGTCTCTACCTAATTATAGAATTATAATTAAGTCAGCTACTATTGTCGATCATtctccaattattattattttaatttaagaCTAGGAGCTGAGATTGGTGTGCcactcctgaagtgtgcacttgtccactcctccatacatatTTTAAAGCATTGGAAAGGTGTAagcatattcatatttttttcgtTTTAAATCCATTAAGTATACATAAGTGCACATACTTGTTCAGAAGTTTATAGAATTGGGAGACAGAAATGTAGTGCACTTTAAAAGCACAATACTTTGACTTCCATTACCCTATGTGGGCACCTCAAGGTACTATGAGCACATTTAGGTGCCAGGATGTAGTAAAAAAGAATATTAagataatactaataataacacTAATTTACAAACAAGTGGAGCACCTTATCCTACTTGTTGTGTTCTATTGGATAGGGTGTAGATATAGAGGTGTAGAGatgaaagaaaggaggagagagggtgctAGAGCACTGAGTCGGATTCGGACCCATGCTCACAGCTGCACAGTACATATGATCAAAGGCAGCCGATTAGACCGCTAGACCACCCCAGGCAACAAATGGGTGCACTTTTGGTCTTTGTACTGCAGGGGCATAGCCAGAAATACATTGGTGGATGGTGGACGAGGAGTATTGTTTTCATAATAATGTATTTGCCCAATCTAATTGGGTGGGGCAGGCCCTCCTACTTGTTTGAGTGATGGAGGATGGACATTTTAATTTATGGACATGAAAAATGAAGAGGATTAGAACTTATTAAAATAAGTAAAGTATTGTGTTACACTCAGCAATTGTCAGAGGAACAMTKatcatttttttgtttgtttccatATTCAAAAGTCATGTACATTTGGTGGATACCTTATTTGTTTATACTAGGATTCCCAGAATGCAATTCACCGCCTGATCATTTACCAAAATGGTGTACTACATCTTTGTTTTGGGTAGGCAAGTTAGTTCGCTAGCTAGACAGAAGTAAGTCGTGTTTCCCAATTTAACCTCGCTCTAGTTTGACATTTGGTTAACACCCCCTTTTGCTGGAAACATGGGAACATGGGGCTgtatgtatcaagtgtctcaAATTAGGAGTTTTGATTTatgatcaggtcccccctgtccatataatcttattcattgtgatatGATCCAAAACTGATCCTGAATCAGCACTCCTGCTCGGAGATGCTTGTTATACATGGCCCCCAATCACCTGCAAAATGTCGGGGTACACTCTCCCTCAAGGTCATTCCAATGATTTTGGCACATTTATTCAAAATGTTTATCAATGAAATTGCCCTTTTGTCCATGTATGTTAAACCTGCATGGGGGAGGAAATCGCCTAATAAGGCAAACTAGAATAtgaaatccattttttttttaggaaTTGCCACTTCGAAAGCATTGGGTATGATAGCATTAACAGTGCAAGTCAAACCTGCATAGACATTTAAACCTGCTGAATTATTAGCTCAAAGTAATTTTCTCAAGGGTTCAACCTGTTCTTATTTCACcattaaaaaaagcagacatttctGTCTTAAGAAACTGTAGTATGGGGAGAAAACAAGCATTTGTAAAGCAGAATGATGAATTGTaagagtcttttttttttttattaattgtttatgtggTCACATGACCCAGGGTGTAAACGGCGTGTCCTTGGTCAAATGTCGAGGCCTAGTTTAGATTCATCAAAACATATGTTTCTACTTTTTGAAAGGCACACCTATATATTTCTGGGTGATTGAACTGTAATTGACGGTGTTAAAGTCGTATAATATTAACAAGAGGCATGTACCATTTTACACACTACTTTATATGATATGAAAATACAGTTGATgacaatttaatgttcatttgttACAGCAAGAAACCAATGATGTTGAGCTGTCTATAAATGATTTCATTGTTATCTTCTAGATCTTCTATTGTAATGAATAGCTGACTTTGCCCTACCTAACTGAYGGTAACAGTACCGAtactgactttaaaaaaaaagtcatatatatatatagttaattGAAACATAAACATAAGAAGAATCATACAATGTGTCTCTTTTTCCTTAGTAATGCATTAgctaactatatactgtatatgacttTTAAAAAATCCAGTATCGTTACTGTTACCATCAGTTAGGTAGGGCAAAATCAGCTATTCATTACAATAGAAGATAACAATTAAATATTTATAGACAGTCCAACTTATTGCCATTTTATAAATGACTGAAATGAGCCATCTGTACTGAAGTGTCGTTTtttaaagttaaatattttaaaaatactaaaatatcAGCACATCTATATTCCCCACTAAGTTCTATACAACTGAATCACTGATCTAACTGGGGATCCTCAAATCACTTCTTAAAACCTAATGACAGCACCAAGAGATTGACTGAGAATCCagtaaaaaaaatcaatttaaactCAATTGAAGTACAGATATTGTGAAGGTATTAAAACGCTCAGTTGTAGAATTGTAACAAAATGACTGTTGAAGAAATAGGGTTATTTAGCCTGAGTGAGAACGATAACAACTGCATACACAGCGTACTCACTTCAGACGGTATGCAAGATAATGTGATTCAACTGTTACTATCGCTGTGAATTATTATAACgtgtgtttatgtgtcaattGATCCTGTAAGGGATGGGTTGTCTACTGCCAAtatgacacaaaaataaaatgtcattcattaattcaactgtatgtctgaGTGTCCCTGTGCAAGAACTGAAAGTGTACATCCTCAGATGGAAATCACACGTTCAGTGGAAAAATGTGCACATATATCTGCCTGTTTGTGGGAAAGTGCGAAGATGTTAGAATGAATCATTGATTATAGTTGAACTGTTACATTGTCCATTGAAACTGTATCACAGCGATTTCAAAGACATCGCCTGTAGCATACCAGGCAATGTAGACGAGGATGTTGGTTCTTACCGTGGCTCTTCACAGAGTAGGGCTGGTATTGGGGGGAGACCTTCATTACCTTCTTCACTATATATGAACCACTACCATGAACAGCTGTCAAGGCCACCAGGAGGATGAGGATGCTCAATACTCTTACTTCCATTTTCTGAAACAAGAAAAGATCCAACACTGCTTAGCTTTAATTTTGAAGTTGCTGCAATGACATTTCTGTAacactctttcttctctctgcacACATATACTGAACTCTGAACTGCACACATAACTgaattacacccccccccccacaaaaaaaagtaCAACAAATGATATAGATAGCAAGGAAATTCATTTGAATACTGAGTTTCAGCCTCCTGGATCTCAGCCTGTTCTCCTAGAACTCTGGCTATCCTCCTTGGTTTTATAAGGCACCAACATCTCTTCCACCTGCCCAGTCCTGGCTCATCCCAGTGGGAGTAGGAGTCAGGCCTCGGAAGGGCCCTATTGTTCACTGCGCCAAGAGATGAAGCGGATAGAGAGGAAGAGCACACATACCGGCATGCAGTTGAGTGAGTTGGAGTTCCAAAAAGGGGTAAGAAATCTTCAGCACCACTGTCctcctactgctgctgctgtataTCCTTAGGTTAGGAGCACTTTGGAGAATCTGCTGCCTCCCAGTACAATGATGTGAGTATTTATACCATATCTGCCCCTTGCATCATAAGAAATAGCCCCCACCACACAAGTACCTCCCTTCTCAGAGCTGCGCTGTAATTAGCTAACAGATCTGCCCAATGCAGGCATCTCACATACTGTAAGGATGCCTATTTGCTTCGAATAGTTAGACACATGATTAGAACTTATTTTAGTCTTGCAAAAATAATCAAGTTTAGACGCCAAAATGTAAAATAGTTCAGTTTGGTTTGAagatttattttaattattgCTCTTGTTCATATGGGTTTTCCCTGTAACGTTTTTCCTCTACCTTTTGTGTGGTGAACAGATCTGGTAAATGTTCTTCCAGATTTGGTCAGTTTTCTGTCAATAGTACCATAAGAGTAAACAGCAAAATCTGTgttaaaagtgttaaactaaCTCGCTGTAGTGCTAATTTGAACACTTTTGCAGTGTGTATATGCATCCACTCTCAGCAGAGTGAATTTTGTACTTTCAAAAGTGTTCAAATGTCTACATTTAGACCATTTTTCTGTAACTCTGTACAGAGTAGATCCTTTACACTGGCTGCRTGAAATTCACAATACACTGGAGTGAACTAATAGGCATTACACTGGAGTGAATTaattgtcaatcaatcaatccaatttgtcacaaagtgctatacagaaaccgagactaaaaccccaaagagcagtgggatgccccggtgcacaactgagcaaggggacaagtacattagagtgtctagtttgagaaacagatgcctcacaagtcctcaactggcagcttcattaaatagtgcccgcgtcaacagtgaagaggcgactccgggatgctggtcttctaggcagttgcaaagaaaaagccatatctcagactggccaataaaaacaaaatactaagatgggcaaaagaacacagacactggacaaagaTATGGctgtttctttgcaactctgcctagaaggccagcatcctggagtcacctcttcactgttgatgttgagactggtgttttgcgggtactatttaatgaagctgccagttgaggacttgtgaggcgtttgtttctcaaactagacaatctaatgtacttgtactcttgctcagttgtgcaccggagcctcccactcctctttctattctggttaaagacagtttgctctgttctgtgaagggagtagaacacagcgttgtacgagatcttcagtatcttggcaatttctcccatggaatagccttcatttctcagaacaagaatagactgatgagtttcagaagaaagtgctttgtttctggccattttgagcctgtaatcgaaaccacaaatgctgatgctccagatactcaactagtctaaggaaggccagttgtattgcttatttaatcagcacaacagttttcagctgtgctaacataattgcaaaagggttttctaataatcaattagcctttttaaaatgatgaacttggattagctaacacaacgtgccattggaacacaggagtgatggctgctgataatgggcctctgtacacctatgtagatattccatataaattcagctgtttccagctacaatagtcatttacgacattaacaatgtctacgctgtatttctgatcaatttgatgttattttaacggacaaaaaaattagcttttctttcaaaaacaaggacatttctaagtgaccccaaacttttgaacgctagtgtatatttttttgttgctaaaaatgtgggtctcaaaacagagccccacct
This window of the Salvelinus sp. IW2-2015 unplaced genomic scaffold, ASM291031v2 Un_scaffold16326, whole genome shotgun sequence genome carries:
- the LOC112067773 gene encoding collagen alpha-1(X) chain-like, translating into MPKMEVRVLSILILLVALTAVHGSGSYIVKKVMKVSPQYQPYSVKSHVVSVAGEPGTPGEPGPEGPPGPPGPAGERAVGQPGPEGPAGPPGPAGYSAPGKSGSPGGPGKPGVPGAAGEKGKVGAAGLQGPRGMPGPAGSPGPAGISSTGIPGPHGLHGAMGPRGETGLKGHPGVPGSSGAKGDRGVGIPGAQGETGAVGPMGLAGQPGAVGVGKPGKPGFPGEAGKSGSPGRDGGAGPIGLPGAKGHTGVPGVGQPGKSGDNGAPGMPGSSGPKGHQGSTGATGAPGIPGYGKPGANGQKGERGVVGSTGTTGQKGEPGAHGFTGATGATGPMGPASPQGARGFQGDTGEMGPKGDTGAMGPQGPKGYKGDQGAQGFQGKQGYTGATGPTGASGATGAPGNKGDTGHTGSTGASGVPGPAGPKGFPGRNGEAGEAGAAGAPGTRGPVGPAGSAGTPGLKGHPGLPGPAGQAAKGILGPQGPPGLPGSDGQDGGQGPAGPPGPPGPPGEVFFEKSIGMGEVMVPTLVKAPMSAFSVSLASPYPPSGEPIKFDNEVYNAENHYDTTTGKFTCQVPGVYYFSYTIHVNGAHALVALYKNVTPVMFSYDEYNKGFLDQMSGSTVLMLDVNDTVYLQIPDDEANGIFAAENVHCSFSGFLIAST